The DNA window TCCAGGCGATGCACGTTGAGGTGTTCGCGGCAGGCGAGCACCGCCAGATCGCGATGCTCCACCGGCACCTTGAGGCGCTCGCTGAGCTGGATGGCCGGCGCGATGCCGCGTTGCTCGTGCATCACGTGGCGCGGCAGTTCCGCTTCCGGCGTCATCGCCTTGCCCAGATCATGGCAGAGCGCGGCATAGCCGATGCGATCATCGCCGCGCGCCAGACGCGCGGCCATGTCGCTGACCATCTGCTGGTGCACGCCGGTATCCACTTCGGGATGGAACTCGGCGCGCTGCGGCACGCCGTACAGCGCGTCCACTTCCGGCAATACGCTGGCCAGGGCATTGGCCTCGCGCAAGGTCGCCAGGAAGGCCGAGGGGCGCTCGGACGCCAGCGCCCGCCGCAATTCCTGCCAGACCCGTTCCGGCACCAGCGCATCGAGCTCGCCGCTGGCCGCCATCTCGCGCATCAAGGCCAAGGTCTCCGGTGCAATCCGGAAACCCAGCGGCGCCAGCCGCGCCATGAAGCGCGCGGCTCGCAAGACGCGCACGGGATCTTCGACAAAGGCGGGGCCGACATGGCGCAGCACGCGTGCCTGCAGATCCGCCTGGCCACCGTAGGGATCGATCACGCGGCCATCCGCGTCTTCGGCCAGCGCATTGATGGTGAAGTCGCGTCGCTG is part of the Pseudoxanthomonas indica genome and encodes:
- a CDS encoding multifunctional CCA addition/repair protein, producing MKIFLVGGAVRDRLLGLPPGDRDHVVVGATPQQMLALGYKTVGRDFPVFLHPDSGEEYALARTERKSGRGYRGFVVDTDPAVTLEEDLQRRDFTINALAEDADGRVIDPYGGQADLQARVLRHVGPAFVEDPVRVLRAARFMARLAPLGFRIAPETLALMREMAASGELDALVPERVWQELRRALASERPSAFLATLREANALASVLPEVDALYGVPQRAEFHPEVDTGVHQQMVSDMAARLARGDDRIGYAALCHDLGKAMTPEAELPRHVMHEQRGIAPAIQLSERLKVPVEHRDLAVLACREHLNVHRLDELRDATVYEVLARCDAFRKPERIAQLALVCEADKRGRLGSEEASYPQGAELQRLHAAACAVSARDVALPGLSGPEIGEALKHARIGAIQRARKPVA